The following are encoded together in the Dyella terrae genome:
- a CDS encoding cysteine hydrolase family protein, with protein sequence MTHPTIRTMSGAATPAALTPARTALLVIDFQNEYFAGRMPIPDGDAALRNARRLIAHADEAGMAVYHVRHVTPSGSPIFAEDSDTVAFHADLQPAAHHHVVTKSSVSVFPTTDIDRQLKQAGIDTLVITGLMTHACVTGAARDAVPLGYGVVVVGDACATRDLDTAGGQTVTHAALHQAALAAIDDAFGDILTTDALIALPLLAVSPA encoded by the coding sequence ATGACCCACCCAACCATCCGCACCATGTCCGGCGCTGCCACACCGGCGGCCCTGACTCCCGCCCGCACCGCGCTGCTGGTGATCGATTTTCAGAACGAGTATTTCGCCGGCCGCATGCCGATTCCCGATGGCGACGCGGCTTTGCGTAACGCACGGCGCCTGATTGCGCACGCCGATGAAGCGGGCATGGCGGTGTATCACGTGCGGCATGTGACACCATCGGGTAGTCCCATCTTTGCGGAGGACAGCGATACTGTCGCGTTCCATGCCGACTTACAGCCCGCCGCGCATCACCATGTGGTGACGAAGTCATCAGTGAGCGTCTTTCCGACGACAGATATCGATCGCCAGTTGAAACAGGCCGGTATCGACACGCTGGTGATCACCGGTCTCATGACCCACGCCTGTGTCACCGGTGCAGCGCGTGACGCCGTGCCGCTCGGCTATGGCGTGGTGGTGGTGGGGGACGCCTGCGCCACCCGCGACCTCGACACTGCCGGTGGGCAGACCGTAACGCATGCTGCCCTGCATCAGGCGGCGTTGGCCGCCATCGACGATGCCTTCGGCGACATCCTCACCACGGATGCGTTGATTGCGTTGCCGCTGCTGGCGGTGTCGCCCGCCTGA
- a CDS encoding S-(hydroxymethyl)glutathione dehydrogenase/class III alcohol dehydrogenase, translating into MKSRAAVAFGPGQPLQIVEIDVEPPRKGEVLVKITHTGVCHTDAFTLSGDDPEGLFPVVLGHEGAGVVVEVGEGVTSVKPGDHVIPLYTAECGECLFCKSGKTNLCVSVRATQGKGVMPDGTSRFSYNGQPIYHYMGCSTFSEYTVVAEVSLAKISADANPEHVCLLGCGVTTGLGAVKNTAKVQEGDSVAVFGLGGIGLAVIQGAKLAKAGRIIAIDTNPGKFELARRFGATECVNPKDFDKPIQQVIVEMTGWGVDHSFECIGNVNVMRAALECAHRGWGQSVIIGVAGAGQEISTRPFQLVTGRKWLGTAFGGVKGRSQLPGMVEDAMAGKIELEPFVTHTKPLTGINEAFDLMHEGKSIRTVVHF; encoded by the coding sequence ATGAAATCACGTGCTGCTGTTGCATTCGGACCGGGCCAGCCCCTGCAGATCGTCGAGATCGACGTCGAGCCGCCCCGCAAAGGCGAAGTGCTGGTGAAGATCACCCACACCGGCGTGTGCCATACCGATGCGTTCACGCTGTCCGGCGACGATCCGGAAGGTCTGTTCCCCGTCGTGCTCGGACACGAAGGTGCGGGCGTGGTGGTGGAAGTCGGTGAAGGCGTCACCAGCGTAAAGCCCGGCGATCACGTGATTCCGCTCTACACCGCCGAGTGCGGCGAGTGCCTGTTCTGCAAGAGCGGCAAGACCAACCTGTGCGTGTCCGTGCGCGCCACGCAGGGCAAGGGCGTGATGCCCGACGGCACCAGCCGTTTCAGCTACAACGGACAGCCGATCTATCACTACATGGGCTGCTCCACTTTCAGCGAATACACCGTGGTCGCCGAGGTGTCGCTCGCCAAGATCAGTGCGGACGCCAACCCTGAGCACGTTTGCCTGCTGGGCTGCGGTGTCACCACAGGACTTGGTGCAGTGAAGAACACCGCCAAGGTGCAGGAAGGCGATTCGGTGGCCGTGTTTGGCCTGGGTGGCATCGGCTTGGCCGTGATTCAGGGCGCCAAGCTGGCCAAGGCCGGACGCATCATCGCTATCGACACCAACCCCGGCAAGTTCGAACTGGCACGCCGTTTCGGCGCCACCGAGTGCGTGAATCCCAAGGATTTCGACAAACCGATCCAGCAGGTAATCGTAGAGATGACTGGCTGGGGCGTGGACCACAGCTTCGAGTGCATCGGTAACGTCAATGTCATGCGCGCGGCACTGGAGTGCGCACATCGCGGCTGGGGCCAGTCAGTGATCATCGGTGTGGCTGGTGCCGGGCAGGAGATCTCCACGCGCCCGTTCCAGTTGGTAACGGGACGCAAGTGGCTAGGCACCGCTTTCGGCGGTGTAAAGGGACGCTCGCAGTTGCCAGGCATGGTGGAAGACGCCATGGCCGGCAAGATCGAACTGGAACCGTTCGTGACGCATACGAAGCCACTCACCGGCATCAACGAAGCGTTCGACCTGATGCACGAAGGCAAGTCGATCCGTACCGTCGTCCACTTCTGA
- a CDS encoding serine/threonine-protein kinase, whose protein sequence is MNSAFAERWHEIEPLIDQLFDVPAHERIEWLRKHCNDTTLRALVAQALDNASGVEALERGMEQWLPTLADESADALPTIDGYRVLRFVGAGGMASVFEAERELPGGPQTVALKLLRIDVHDADERRRFLREQRILARLQHPHIAQLLDAGFSPSGTPFLALEFVAGDDLMSHCALRGLSQRERLRLFLDVCSAVDHAHRNLIVHRDLKPNNVLVGADGCVKLVDFGIAKLLTGDGERTRTEARRLTRSYAAPEQLAGDAATTAIDVYALGVLLAELLGDQQPHRNDDAHAKASVFDDEALRRTLGVDLHAMVQEATRSDPARRYASAAAFGADIQRYLEGKPLQARTDTLAYRALTFAKRHTLAVSIGIVTATLLAGATVIGLHEARLARQSARDAHAQAVTAFGEAQRADALKTFMEELFDSATHGTESNETAEELLARGRERADRDFSMQPALRAEILALVGDLERRSGHPERAWQPLEEAATLANAQFGATDQRTMHIEYLLAKEADELGRVREATARLQHAIDAFETGPERDSPEAVQALAWLAGLDERIGESAKAITLGEQDVALARRILPSDSEALTEAVLNLGWIFGDAGQPERAEPLLREALARKRNHLGAQHADVADTMTLLTAALTKLGRYGESEQLMRDALTIDASAYTHPNAHTAWHLNDLAAVYMQEGKLDEALAFYTKSIAVDQALKPASVPTEAISISNIAKLRFRQGAYAEAEASMRDAIARRQRQLGVDYIDNGRGYDRTYLAEMLIACGRFDEARTEADGALAEARHRYRDAHPDTAFALTAKAELLAATGDYEHAVAFGAQAVEIYAALDDERSEKAIRARIVYADALQELGRDREAAVQLDDALSAAHSNVPNTSVLVARIEADLAHVDAALGDKTSAENLRADARMMLANAEAGPNTDRETATHLLAGITDKRR, encoded by the coding sequence ATGAACTCCGCCTTCGCCGAACGATGGCATGAGATCGAACCGCTGATCGATCAGCTATTCGACGTGCCCGCCCATGAGCGAATCGAATGGCTGCGCAAACACTGCAACGACACCACCTTGCGCGCCCTGGTGGCGCAGGCGCTCGACAACGCATCCGGCGTGGAGGCGCTCGAACGTGGCATGGAACAATGGTTGCCGACGCTCGCGGATGAGTCGGCCGATGCCCTGCCGACCATCGACGGATATCGCGTGCTCCGCTTTGTCGGCGCCGGCGGCATGGCCAGCGTGTTCGAGGCGGAACGCGAACTACCCGGCGGCCCGCAGACGGTAGCGTTGAAGCTGTTGCGCATCGACGTGCATGATGCCGACGAGCGTCGGCGTTTTCTGCGCGAGCAGCGCATACTCGCGCGGTTACAGCATCCACACATCGCGCAACTGCTCGACGCGGGGTTTTCCCCTTCAGGAACGCCGTTCCTCGCGCTGGAATTCGTCGCCGGCGATGACCTGATGTCGCACTGCGCGCTGCGCGGCCTGTCCCAGCGCGAGCGCCTCCGTCTGTTCCTGGACGTGTGCTCTGCCGTCGACCATGCGCACCGCAACTTGATCGTGCATCGCGACCTGAAACCGAACAACGTGCTGGTCGGTGCGGATGGTTGCGTCAAGCTGGTGGACTTCGGCATCGCCAAACTGCTTACGGGCGACGGTGAGCGTACGCGTACCGAAGCGCGCCGCCTTACCCGTTCGTATGCAGCCCCCGAACAACTGGCCGGCGATGCCGCCACCACCGCCATTGACGTTTACGCCCTGGGCGTATTGCTCGCCGAACTGCTCGGCGATCAGCAGCCACATCGCAACGACGACGCCCACGCGAAAGCCTCCGTTTTCGACGACGAAGCCCTACGGCGAACGCTTGGCGTGGACCTCCACGCGATGGTGCAGGAAGCCACCCGCTCCGATCCCGCACGCCGCTACGCGAGCGCAGCCGCCTTTGGCGCTGACATCCAGCGCTATCTCGAGGGCAAGCCCCTGCAGGCCCGGACGGATACGCTGGCCTATCGCGCGCTGACGTTCGCCAAACGCCACACCCTTGCCGTCTCCATCGGCATCGTCACCGCAACGTTGCTTGCGGGCGCGACGGTGATCGGTTTGCACGAAGCCCGGCTCGCGCGGCAATCCGCGCGAGATGCGCACGCGCAAGCCGTGACCGCTTTCGGCGAAGCCCAGCGTGCGGATGCCCTCAAGACCTTTATGGAAGAGCTGTTCGACAGCGCCACGCATGGCACCGAATCGAACGAGACTGCGGAAGAGCTGCTGGCGCGCGGCCGCGAGCGTGCCGATCGGGATTTCTCCATGCAGCCGGCGCTACGCGCGGAGATCCTTGCCTTGGTCGGTGACCTCGAACGCCGCAGCGGCCATCCGGAGCGCGCGTGGCAGCCACTGGAGGAAGCCGCGACACTGGCCAATGCCCAGTTTGGTGCCACCGACCAGCGCACGATGCACATCGAATACCTGCTCGCGAAGGAGGCCGACGAACTCGGCCGCGTGCGCGAGGCGACCGCGCGATTGCAGCATGCCATCGACGCCTTTGAAACCGGGCCAGAGCGTGATTCGCCCGAGGCCGTACAGGCGCTGGCGTGGCTGGCAGGGCTGGACGAGCGCATCGGCGAGTCGGCAAAAGCCATCACGCTCGGCGAGCAGGATGTAGCACTGGCCCGCCGCATTCTCCCGAGCGACAGCGAGGCCTTGACCGAAGCCGTACTGAATCTGGGTTGGATCTTCGGCGATGCCGGCCAGCCGGAGCGGGCCGAGCCGTTGTTGCGCGAAGCATTGGCGCGTAAGCGCAATCATCTTGGCGCACAGCATGCCGACGTCGCCGATACCATGACCTTGCTTACCGCAGCGCTGACCAAATTGGGCCGCTATGGTGAAAGCGAACAACTTATGCGCGATGCGCTGACCATCGATGCCAGCGCCTATACCCACCCGAATGCCCATACCGCATGGCATCTGAATGACCTTGCCGCCGTCTATATGCAAGAGGGCAAGCTCGATGAAGCCTTGGCGTTCTATACCAAATCGATCGCCGTGGACCAGGCGCTGAAACCCGCGTCGGTACCCACCGAAGCGATCAGCATCAGCAACATCGCCAAACTCCGCTTCCGGCAGGGCGCTTATGCCGAAGCGGAAGCCAGCATGCGCGACGCCATTGCGCGCAGGCAACGCCAGCTTGGTGTGGACTATATCGACAACGGGCGCGGTTACGACCGCACGTATCTTGCCGAGATGCTGATTGCGTGCGGGCGCTTCGACGAAGCGCGCACGGAAGCGGACGGCGCGTTGGCCGAAGCCCGACACCGCTATCGCGACGCACACCCGGACACGGCCTTTGCGCTTACCGCGAAAGCAGAACTGTTGGCAGCCACGGGCGACTACGAACACGCGGTGGCGTTCGGCGCCCAGGCCGTGGAGATCTATGCCGCGCTGGACGACGAACGCTCGGAGAAGGCGATCCGCGCGCGCATCGTCTACGCGGACGCCTTGCAAGAGCTTGGCCGCGACCGGGAGGCGGCGGTGCAGCTTGACGATGCCCTGAGCGCCGCGCACAGCAACGTGCCGAACACCAGCGTACTGGTCGCGCGCATCGAAGCCGACCTGGCGCATGTCGATGCCGCGCTGGGCGACAAGACCAGTGCCGAGAACCTTCGCGCCGACGCCCGCATGATGCTGGCGAATGCTGAGGCAGGTCCGAACACCGACCGCGAAACGGCCACGCATCTACTTGCCGGCATTACCGACAAGCGGCGGTAA
- a CDS encoding AraC family transcriptional regulator encodes MHTIAVIAFDGISPFHLSVPCIVFGDDLLKLGVQRYRLLICGERRGRIATMSGFDIEVKHGLGSLKQADTIIVPAWRTPSERPPEAVLRALQQAHARGSRIVGLCLGTFVLAAAGLLDGRTASTHWAWADEFEHAYPGVTLDRHAIYVDEGDVLTSAGTAAAIDCCLHLVRRDLGADVANRIARRLVVAPQRHGDQAQYIENPVHKDDAPDALSKTLEWAIAHLRPTAWRRTTGRSRGHEPAHVQPTLPQEDGNYRYFLAASPSSRCRAATAGNQPSFDRPDRRGCGLRLDRVIPPTLHAHVFDLTGQLSATVPCTARTLALMA; translated from the coding sequence ATGCACACCATTGCCGTCATCGCGTTCGACGGGATCAGCCCGTTCCACCTTTCCGTCCCCTGCATCGTGTTCGGCGACGATCTGCTCAAGCTGGGCGTGCAACGCTATCGCCTGTTGATCTGCGGCGAACGTCGGGGGCGTATTGCCACCATGTCCGGCTTCGATATCGAGGTGAAGCACGGCCTGGGTTCGCTCAAACAGGCCGATACCATCATCGTGCCGGCTTGGCGCACGCCGAGCGAACGCCCACCGGAGGCTGTGCTGCGCGCGCTGCAGCAAGCGCATGCTCGGGGAAGCCGCATCGTCGGCCTGTGTCTGGGCACCTTCGTGCTGGCGGCAGCCGGCCTGCTCGACGGCCGGACGGCCTCCACCCACTGGGCGTGGGCGGACGAATTCGAGCATGCGTATCCCGGCGTCACGCTGGATCGCCATGCGATCTATGTCGACGAAGGTGACGTCCTCACCTCCGCAGGTACGGCTGCAGCCATCGACTGCTGCCTGCATCTGGTACGGCGCGACCTGGGTGCTGACGTCGCCAATCGCATTGCGCGACGGCTCGTCGTCGCCCCGCAACGCCATGGCGACCAGGCGCAGTACATCGAAAACCCCGTGCACAAAGACGATGCCCCGGATGCACTGAGCAAGACACTCGAGTGGGCCATCGCGCACCTGAGACCAACCGCTTGGCGTCGAACAACTGGCCGATCGCGCGGGCATGAGCCTGCGCACGTTCAGCCGACACTTCCGCAAGAAGACGGGAACTACCGCTATTTCCTGGCTGCTTCACCATCGTCTCGCTGCCGCGCAGCGACTGCTGGAAACCAGCCATCATTCGATCGACCAGATCGCCGGGGATGTGGGCTTCGGCTCGACCGTGTCATTCCGCCAACACTTCACGCGCACGTTTTCGATCTCACCGGGCAGCTATCGGCGACAGTTCCATGCACAGCCAGGACACTAGCCCTGATGGCATGA
- a CDS encoding LysR family transcriptional regulator translates to MMKLPDFEGLAMFAKVAEEGSFAGAATAMGVSVATVSRAVTRLEERLGGRLFNRTSRRLALTDYGHSLAERAAKIYADAEEAEDFARETSSRPRGLVKLAAPLSFGARWVAPLLPEFFRTYPDISVDLHLTDSHADLIGEGFDAALRVAILEDSSLVARLIAPVRRFVVASPTYLSRYGRPQHPHDLGAHQCLTYVNRSKRDVWRFTHANGEECMVTPTGMLRTTSVEAQLPTVLAGLAITELPEFAAAPYLRDKQLESILPDWRLPEGGLYFVTPTARARPAKVSALADFFIAKLTSAEWRAEIAPSGKSTGRRGKHA, encoded by the coding sequence ATGATGAAACTGCCGGATTTCGAAGGGCTCGCGATGTTCGCGAAGGTGGCCGAAGAAGGCTCGTTCGCCGGAGCGGCCACAGCCATGGGCGTATCGGTTGCCACGGTGTCCCGCGCAGTCACGCGCCTGGAAGAGCGTTTGGGCGGCCGCTTGTTCAACCGCACGTCCCGACGGCTCGCCCTCACGGACTACGGCCACTCGCTCGCCGAGCGAGCCGCAAAGATCTATGCCGATGCGGAGGAAGCCGAAGACTTTGCGCGCGAGACGTCGAGCCGGCCACGCGGCCTGGTCAAACTCGCGGCACCGCTCTCGTTCGGCGCGCGCTGGGTAGCGCCGTTACTGCCTGAGTTTTTCCGGACCTATCCGGACATTTCCGTCGACCTTCATCTCACGGATTCGCATGCCGATCTGATCGGCGAGGGTTTTGACGCTGCGTTGCGCGTCGCCATTCTGGAAGACTCCTCGCTGGTCGCGCGGCTCATTGCACCGGTGCGCCGGTTTGTCGTGGCGTCGCCTACCTATCTGTCCCGTTATGGTCGCCCCCAGCATCCGCATGACCTGGGCGCGCATCAGTGCCTGACCTACGTTAACCGGAGCAAGCGCGACGTCTGGCGTTTTACCCACGCAAACGGCGAGGAATGCATGGTCACGCCCACCGGCATGTTGCGCACGACGAGTGTGGAGGCACAGCTGCCGACCGTGCTCGCCGGACTCGCCATTACCGAACTACCTGAATTTGCCGCGGCACCCTACCTTCGAGACAAGCAGCTTGAATCCATTCTTCCTGACTGGCGTTTGCCGGAAGGTGGCTTGTACTTCGTTACGCCGACTGCCCGGGCGCGGCCGGCCAAGGTGAGCGCGCTGGCCGACTTTTTCATCGCCAAGCTGACGTCGGCGGAATGGCGAGCAGAGATCGCGCCGAGTGGAAAGTCGACCGGCCGCCGTGGCAAGCACGCATAG
- a CDS encoding FUSC family protein, with product METNRIIRRLAPLKQLMGELFRDLATLLKPGPRMVDQAEAIASVLLAIAIAQLAGTRNVGWAAFSGFMVIRSHLSASTQRAALRVLGTVLGALGGYVVATQIVGHPLWASLSLGLVVTATMYMVLVGRRTYAWLFTGLTFLMVVVESVVPQASSPASYAVSRVVEILIGTSASLIISYLSSKTLRHWIPGQPPKLAVSQFGWHTNAAWHALQAGIAAALVPLFYRWVAIPALIQAGITVMAVMAVPLVSLDTNRRVVSTRMVHRFIGCSLGALLAIAILLSCGHNAVLITLGLCLGVAIGRHIENGPHRYGYIGVQFALAFLVVLVPDRYASADIGPGVERLLGILAGFAMLVLTQQLFRAMRALPSRIAGMRRR from the coding sequence ATGGAAACCAACCGTATCATCCGGCGACTGGCTCCCCTGAAGCAGCTCATGGGCGAGCTGTTTCGCGACCTGGCGACCTTGCTGAAACCCGGCCCGCGGATGGTGGATCAGGCCGAAGCGATTGCCTCTGTGCTGCTGGCTATCGCCATCGCGCAACTGGCAGGCACGCGCAATGTGGGATGGGCCGCTTTCAGTGGCTTCATGGTCATACGCTCGCATCTCTCCGCCAGCACGCAACGCGCGGCGTTGCGCGTGCTCGGTACCGTGCTCGGTGCCCTCGGTGGCTACGTCGTCGCCACACAGATCGTCGGGCATCCGCTCTGGGCCAGCCTTTCGCTAGGCCTCGTAGTCACCGCCACCATGTACATGGTGCTGGTCGGGCGACGGACGTATGCGTGGCTGTTCACCGGCCTGACCTTTCTCATGGTGGTGGTCGAAAGCGTCGTTCCGCAGGCAAGCTCGCCCGCGTCATACGCGGTGTCGCGCGTGGTGGAGATTTTGATCGGCACGTCAGCCAGCCTGATCATCAGTTACCTGTCGTCGAAGACCTTGCGCCACTGGATACCGGGCCAGCCACCCAAGCTCGCGGTGTCCCAGTTCGGATGGCACACGAACGCGGCATGGCATGCACTGCAGGCCGGCATCGCGGCGGCGCTGGTTCCGCTGTTCTATCGCTGGGTCGCTATTCCTGCGCTGATCCAGGCCGGCATCACGGTGATGGCGGTAATGGCCGTTCCCCTGGTGAGTCTCGACACGAATCGCAGAGTTGTCTCCACGCGCATGGTCCATCGCTTCATCGGCTGCAGCCTGGGCGCCCTGCTGGCCATCGCCATTCTGTTGTCCTGCGGTCACAACGCTGTGCTCATCACGCTCGGCCTGTGCCTTGGCGTGGCGATAGGCCGCCATATCGAGAACGGCCCGCATCGTTACGGTTACATCGGCGTGCAGTTCGCACTCGCCTTCCTGGTGGTGCTGGTACCCGACCGCTACGCCAGCGCGGATATCGGGCCGGGCGTGGAGCGCTTGCTTGGCATCCTGGCCGGCTTTGCCATGCTGGTGCTGACACAGCAGCTATTCCGGGCCATGCGCGCCCTGCCCTCGCGCATTGCCGGTATGAGGCGGCGCTGA
- a CDS encoding SDR family NAD(P)-dependent oxidoreductase: MARKLEGKVAVVTGGTTGIGLATAKRFASEGAQVFVTGRRQAELDAAVSAIGPRATGVQADSSNLSDLNRLYERVKTQAGRIDVLFVNAGGGSMLPLGSITEEQYDETFGRNVKSVIFTVQKALPLLVDGASVILTGSNVSVKGTPAFSVYSASKAAVRNFARSWTLDLKSRGIRVNVISPGPIKTPGLVELAGSGAAQQQGLLDYMATTVPLGRVGDPDEVAGAAVFLASSDASFVAGTELFVDGGQAQI; encoded by the coding sequence ATGGCTAGGAAACTCGAAGGAAAAGTCGCCGTCGTAACCGGTGGCACCACCGGTATCGGCCTCGCTACCGCCAAGCGTTTTGCATCCGAAGGCGCTCAGGTTTTTGTCACCGGTCGCCGGCAGGCCGAACTCGATGCCGCCGTGTCGGCTATCGGGCCACGGGCCACGGGCGTCCAGGCGGATTCGAGCAACCTCAGCGATCTCAATCGTCTCTACGAACGCGTGAAGACGCAGGCCGGCCGCATCGACGTGTTGTTCGTTAATGCCGGTGGCGGCTCAATGCTGCCCCTGGGCTCCATCACCGAAGAGCAGTACGACGAAACCTTCGGGCGCAACGTGAAGAGCGTGATCTTCACCGTGCAGAAGGCGCTACCGCTGTTGGTCGACGGCGCATCGGTGATCCTCACCGGTTCCAACGTAAGCGTGAAAGGCACGCCCGCTTTCAGCGTCTACAGCGCGTCGAAAGCGGCCGTGCGCAACTTTGCGCGGAGCTGGACGCTCGACCTCAAGTCGCGCGGCATTCGCGTGAACGTGATCAGCCCAGGCCCGATCAAGACGCCCGGCCTGGTCGAACTCGCTGGCTCGGGCGCGGCGCAGCAACAGGGCCTGCTCGATTACATGGCGACCACCGTCCCGCTCGGACGCGTGGGCGATCCCGACGAGGTGGCCGGTGCTGCTGTTTTTCTTGCCTCTTCGGACGCGAGTTTCGTCGCCGGCACCGAGCTCTTCGTCGACGGCGGTCAGGCCCAGATCTGA
- a CDS encoding DoxX family protein, protein MSNQTYAETAAVSPATPSVVTTVVPAVGRLMISTLFILAGLSKLAAPAMTIGYIQSVGLPLPSVAFALSAFVELAGGITLLLGYRTRIVASVMFLFTLVTALFFHNHFGDQNQFIHFFKNVAIAGGLLNVIAFGGGRVSLDGRRA, encoded by the coding sequence ATGAGCAACCAGACTTATGCAGAAACGGCCGCTGTTTCCCCGGCCACTCCCAGTGTCGTCACCACCGTCGTTCCCGCCGTGGGACGCCTGATGATCAGCACGCTCTTCATCCTGGCGGGGCTTTCCAAGCTCGCCGCTCCCGCGATGACCATCGGTTACATCCAATCCGTTGGATTGCCGTTGCCATCCGTGGCGTTCGCACTCTCCGCGTTCGTCGAACTTGCCGGTGGTATCACGCTGCTGCTGGGTTACCGCACGCGCATCGTCGCTTCAGTCATGTTCCTGTTCACGCTCGTGACGGCGCTGTTTTTCCATAACCACTTCGGTGACCAAAACCAGTTCATCCACTTCTTCAAGAACGTGGCGATAGCGGGTGGCCTGTTGAACGTGATCGCCTTTGGCGGCGGTCGTGTCAGCCTCGATGGTCGCCGTGCCTGA
- the frmR gene encoding formaldehyde-responsive transcriptional repressor FrmR, with the protein MPHSVEEKKRVLARVRRVRGQLDALENALESGAECGPILQQIAAVRGAINGLMAGVLESHLREEFSHLANAKGTPEKSIDEVVSLVRSYLR; encoded by the coding sequence ATGCCCCATTCCGTTGAAGAAAAAAAGCGCGTCCTGGCGCGCGTCCGCCGCGTGCGGGGCCAGCTCGACGCGCTGGAAAACGCGCTCGAGAGCGGCGCGGAATGCGGACCGATCCTCCAGCAGATTGCCGCTGTGCGCGGCGCGATCAACGGGCTGATGGCTGGCGTGCTGGAAAGTCATTTGCGCGAAGAGTTCTCGCATCTGGCGAACGCCAAAGGCACGCCGGAGAAATCCATCGACGAAGTCGTTTCCCTCGTGCGCTCGTATCTGCGCTGA
- a CDS encoding ECF-type sigma factor, producing MNAEPQITQVLSRAANGDAAAFDTLIPKIYTTLRRLAQHQRAREAVHTLETTALVHEAYLKLIASDELAFADRAHLYAYMSRVMRHLLIDHARRRKAQKRQAPELTAAQDASDIIDVLAIDEALTRLAATDARLARVAELRLFADLSSPEIAEALDVTARTVERDWLKARTFLAACLMPDA from the coding sequence ATGAACGCAGAGCCGCAGATCACCCAGGTGCTTTCGCGCGCCGCCAACGGCGATGCCGCGGCGTTCGATACCTTGATCCCGAAGATCTACACGACCCTGCGCCGCCTTGCGCAGCACCAGCGCGCACGCGAAGCCGTGCATACGTTGGAAACCACCGCGCTGGTCCACGAGGCTTACCTGAAGCTGATCGCCAGCGACGAACTCGCCTTCGCCGATCGCGCCCATCTGTATGCGTACATGAGCCGCGTGATGCGGCATCTGCTGATCGACCACGCGCGACGCCGAAAGGCACAGAAACGCCAGGCACCCGAGCTGACGGCTGCGCAGGACGCGTCAGACATCATCGATGTACTCGCCATCGACGAGGCGCTGACCCGGCTGGCCGCCACCGACGCGCGCCTCGCCCGCGTAGCCGAGCTGCGCCTGTTCGCCGACCTGTCGAGTCCGGAGATCGCCGAGGCGCTGGACGTCACGGCACGCACGGTGGAGCGCGACTGGCTCAAGGCGCGTACCTTCCTGGCCGCCTGCCTGATGCCCGATGCGTAA
- a CDS encoding nuclear transport factor 2 family protein → MSDRIHELLHRNLQEVFGEGDATRRRAAIKELYTEDCVVYTPIAVIAGHDALDTFSGDLRATHPHFVYTPHNKPQVLHNAARLAWGSGPRGESPNYTGWDVIIVRDGKIAALYVFLDSAPGDAP, encoded by the coding sequence ATGAGTGACCGTATCCACGAACTGCTCCATCGCAATCTTCAAGAAGTGTTTGGCGAAGGGGACGCAACGCGTCGCCGTGCCGCCATCAAGGAGCTCTATACCGAAGACTGTGTGGTCTATACGCCGATCGCTGTGATCGCCGGTCATGACGCGCTCGACACATTCTCCGGCGATCTTCGCGCGACGCATCCGCATTTCGTGTACACGCCGCACAACAAGCCCCAAGTTCTCCACAATGCCGCTCGCTTGGCGTGGGGCTCCGGTCCGCGCGGTGAGTCGCCCAATTACACCGGCTGGGATGTGATCATCGTCCGCGACGGAAAGATCGCTGCACTCTACGTTTTCCTCGATTCCGCGCCGGGTGATGCACCCTGA